One Methanosarcinales archaeon DNA segment encodes these proteins:
- a CDS encoding FAD-binding oxidoreductase, whose protein sequence is MNELSKIFGKRVNFSKRERHYYTHDVGTMPSLIKPLLGRVEPAAIVKIGSEEEAIKLFEFANKYLIPIVPRAGASSGYGGIIPTKGGVIADVTLMNKIIEIDKDNLTATVGAGIIWEQLESKLRLKGLALKAVPSSAPSSTVGGWLAQTGIGYGSYEYGWSYDTMESARVVLPTGEVKEFSSDDLINISGTMGTTGIITQVKLKIRKYEQTSATSAEFPDASSMKNAIKAVGEKNIPVWAISFLNPSWADMKNRAPSKTHHGHPIDEHRPILPVSYILNFVYPESRDVSGLRDVIINAGGTVLPDEIAKHETDDWYRSMKVKRLGPSFVPAEVLVPVDSIDKVLDEIERKISLPVMVEGMISNDNRATLLCFIPHSERSIRFNLAFPLALSIIKIAQNNGGRIYSSGLYFAKQAEKVFGERFTRIQEYKKQVDPNGIMNPETLTGKTVLKTGLSFAQAFEPVTRFVGNRSGIKKKAEFKDEKDIPGDIISHAFTCAQCGYCVGECDQYYGRGWESQSPRGKWFFIKEYLKGHEKLDQEQVNTFLACTTCETCVFKCQLDLPIEPAWLRLRQLFVETLGKMTFPPFEIMAASLLKERNIWASYQDQRDKWLPDDLRGKIKEKADHAYFAGCTASLVEKDIAIGTARMLDDAGVEFTYMGDEEACCGIPMLAAGKWKVFEMIMRMNVANMKKRDVKTVVTSCPACWLVWHTFYPDWARKLGIEYNFEVKHYSEVLADRLDVLKPKFKVPINKVVSWHDSCHIGRAGGIYEPPRELIKAIPGVEFRDLEHNRERSHCCGSVLSLLADPQVASIIGRIKLNEAVDVGSDLLLAACPCCQVQLRVSAQKNKIPVEVQDLGAVLARSLGYNIPDTTNDALDAWAVFEKMIFLMRPENMTDLMIELLPEMIAAMPSYLRTMMKTVKYVPGMGAVMKPIMPRMMLLLIPSLMPKVMPDMLEAVGRRIPMPDYMQEQLPDLMPKAMENLMPNMMPQIAPLLTPKMIEYIKMH, encoded by the coding sequence ATGAATGAACTATCAAAGATATTTGGCAAACGTGTAAACTTTAGCAAACGTGAACGCCACTATTATACCCATGATGTAGGAACCATGCCATCTTTGATAAAACCATTACTTGGAAGAGTAGAACCTGCCGCTATCGTTAAAATAGGTAGTGAAGAGGAAGCCATCAAGCTCTTTGAATTTGCAAACAAGTATCTCATACCCATTGTTCCAAGAGCGGGAGCTTCATCCGGGTATGGTGGGATCATTCCGACAAAAGGAGGGGTTATCGCCGATGTTACTCTAATGAATAAGATAATCGAAATTGATAAAGATAACCTGACAGCCACTGTGGGAGCTGGGATTATCTGGGAGCAGCTTGAGAGCAAACTGCGCTTGAAAGGATTGGCGCTAAAGGCAGTCCCGTCAAGCGCACCTTCATCTACAGTCGGGGGCTGGCTTGCACAGACCGGAATTGGTTACGGGAGTTATGAATACGGCTGGTCATATGATACAATGGAATCGGCAAGAGTCGTATTACCAACAGGAGAGGTGAAAGAGTTTTCTTCAGATGATCTTATTAATATCAGTGGTACGATGGGTACTACTGGTATTATCACACAGGTTAAGCTCAAAATTCGAAAATATGAACAGACATCTGCCACATCAGCCGAATTCCCAGATGCATCATCCATGAAAAATGCCATTAAAGCAGTAGGCGAGAAGAATATTCCTGTATGGGCGATCTCATTTTTAAATCCCAGCTGGGCAGACATGAAGAACAGAGCACCTTCAAAAACACATCACGGCCATCCCATAGACGAGCACCGCCCAATACTTCCAGTATCGTATATCTTAAACTTCGTATATCCCGAATCAAGAGATGTAAGTGGTCTTAGAGACGTGATAATAAACGCTGGTGGAACAGTCCTGCCGGATGAGATTGCCAAACATGAGACTGACGATTGGTACAGGTCCATGAAAGTAAAGCGGTTGGGTCCGTCCTTTGTTCCCGCTGAAGTGCTGGTGCCAGTGGACAGTATTGATAAAGTATTGGATGAGATTGAACGTAAAATCTCACTTCCTGTAATGGTTGAAGGGATGATATCTAATGATAACAGGGCTACATTGCTTTGCTTTATCCCGCACTCTGAACGATCGATCAGGTTCAACCTGGCATTTCCACTTGCACTTAGCATCATAAAGATTGCTCAAAACAACGGGGGAAGGATATACTCGTCAGGGTTATATTTTGCAAAGCAGGCTGAAAAAGTGTTTGGGGAACGTTTTACCCGGATTCAGGAATATAAGAAGCAGGTGGACCCGAATGGGATAATGAATCCTGAAACCCTGACTGGGAAAACCGTATTAAAAACCGGACTTTCTTTTGCACAGGCCTTTGAACCTGTGACGCGTTTTGTGGGCAACCGATCAGGTATCAAAAAGAAGGCAGAGTTCAAAGACGAAAAAGACATTCCGGGCGATATCATATCCCATGCCTTTACGTGTGCACAATGCGGTTATTGTGTAGGTGAATGCGACCAGTATTACGGGCGCGGCTGGGAATCCCAGTCTCCAAGAGGTAAATGGTTCTTTATCAAGGAATATCTAAAAGGGCATGAGAAACTTGACCAGGAACAGGTTAACACTTTCCTGGCATGTACAACCTGTGAGACCTGCGTGTTTAAATGCCAGCTAGACCTGCCCATAGAACCCGCATGGCTCAGGTTAAGACAGTTGTTTGTGGAAACACTGGGCAAGATGACCTTCCCGCCCTTTGAGATCATGGCAGCAAGCTTGCTCAAGGAACGAAACATCTGGGCAAGTTATCAGGACCAGAGGGATAAGTGGCTGCCCGATGACCTTAGAGGAAAGATAAAGGAAAAGGCTGATCATGCATACTTTGCCGGGTGTACTGCATCCCTTGTTGAGAAAGACATTGCCATAGGGACAGCACGCATGCTGGATGATGCGGGTGTGGAGTTTACTTACATGGGTGATGAGGAAGCATGCTGCGGAATACCCATGCTTGCAGCAGGAAAATGGAAAGTGTTTGAAATGATCATGAGAATGAACGTGGCCAACATGAAAAAGCGGGATGTTAAGACCGTGGTCACATCGTGTCCCGCATGCTGGCTGGTATGGCATACATTCTATCCTGACTGGGCAAGGAAACTGGGGATTGAATATAATTTTGAGGTCAAACATTATTCAGAAGTGCTGGCAGATCGACTGGATGTACTAAAGCCCAAGTTCAAGGTACCTATAAATAAAGTTGTCTCCTGGCATGATTCCTGCCATATAGGGAGAGCAGGTGGGATATACGAGCCTCCACGGGAATTAATTAAAGCCATTCCAGGTGTTGAATTCAGGGATCTGGAACACAACAGGGAACGCTCACACTGCTGCGGATCGGTGCTGTCACTTCTGGCAGACCCGCAGGTTGCCAGTATTATCGGGAGGATTAAACTTAATGAAGCCGTAGATGTTGGTTCAGATTTATTGCTTGCAGCATGCCCTTGCTGTCAGGTCCAGTTGCGGGTTTCAGCTCAAAAGAACAAAATACCTGTGGAAGTGCAGGACCTGGGCGCTGTGCTGGCACGCAGTCTTGGATATAATATACCTGATACTACAAACGATGCATTGGACGCCTGGGCGGTATTTGAGAAGATGATATTCCTGATGAGACCAGAAAACATGACAGACCTGATGATTGAGTTGCTACCGGAAATGATAGCTGCCATGCCGTCATACCTGCGAACAATGATGAAAACGGTCAAGTACGTACCTGGTATGGGTGCTGTGATGAAACCGATTATGCCAAGGATGATGCTGCTACTTATACCTTCATTGATGCCCAAAGTTATGCCAGATATGCTGGAAGCTGTTGGCAGGCGGATACCAATGCCAGATTATATGCAGGAGCAGCTGCCTGACCTTATGCCTAAGGCCATGGAGAATCTGATGCCAAATATGATGCCGCAGATTGCACCGCTTTTGACCCCTAAGATGATAGAGTATATTAAGATGCATTGA
- a CDS encoding rhomboid family intramembrane serine protease, with product MRITSFLIMICIGLSLYAWTHPNLNLAFSLMALMNGNYYTLITAIFIHSDFLHLAGNMLFLYLFGTFLEEEVGPLRTGVAFFTGGILTFIISIPFYPQSNMVGASGAIFTLMAVVLLVRHPGISGRFLSPIGPLAILFFVFNFISIQSGEPGSVAYISHAIGFVIGLFFGANWNEEWKESLLFTLILLVLYLILYNFLIMIANN from the coding sequence ATGAGAATTACATCTTTTCTGATAATGATATGTATAGGTTTAAGCCTGTATGCCTGGACCCATCCTAATCTAAACCTTGCTTTTAGTTTAATGGCTTTAATGAACGGGAATTATTATACATTAATAACAGCCATTTTCATTCATTCTGATTTTCTTCATCTTGCAGGCAATATGTTATTTCTGTATTTGTTCGGCACTTTTCTTGAGGAAGAGGTAGGTCCGCTACGTACGGGAGTTGCATTTTTCACAGGCGGAATTCTAACCTTCATCATAAGTATTCCATTTTATCCACAATCAAATATGGTCGGTGCATCAGGTGCCATATTTACTTTAATGGCTGTTGTATTACTTGTCAGGCATCCCGGTATTTCAGGTAGGTTCCTTTCACCAATCGGACCACTGGCAATTTTGTTCTTTGTTTTTAATTTTATCTCTATTCAATCCGGAGAACCGGGGAGTGTGGCATATATATCCCACGCAATTGGATTTGTAATCGGCCTATTTTTTGGTGCCAACTGGAATGAAGAATGGAAGGAAAGTCTGCTATTTACCCTTATCTTGCTGGTATTATACCTGATATTGTATAATTTTCTGATAATGATAGCAAATAACTGA
- a CDS encoding fumarate hydratase C-terminal domain-containing protein translates to MTEHHLTTPLDSYDILELNAGDIVYLSGIIFTARDEAHMRILDLTDEGKPLPFDLDGAVLYHCGPLMQKADGGWEAVAAGPTTSARMTEMTPALLDNYNVRAIIGKGGMKDIGPVLEGRCVYLAYTGGCAALAVDMIKEVKGVHWLELGMPEAVWVLEVERFGPLIVGVDAGGMDLFGEVMERAGNTFDKTFN, encoded by the coding sequence ATGACTGAACACCATTTGACTACACCCCTTGATAGTTATGATATTCTGGAACTTAATGCAGGGGATATTGTGTACCTGTCTGGCATTATTTTTACTGCACGGGATGAAGCACACATGCGAATATTGGATTTGACCGACGAAGGCAAGCCTCTTCCTTTTGACCTGGATGGAGCGGTATTATATCATTGCGGTCCGTTGATGCAGAAGGCCGACGGCGGCTGGGAGGCGGTGGCTGCCGGACCAACCACCAGTGCCAGGATGACAGAGATGACACCGGCACTACTTGATAATTATAATGTGAGGGCCATTATCGGCAAAGGCGGGATGAAGGACATTGGTCCTGTTCTTGAAGGACGGTGCGTATACCTTGCATATACGGGCGGGTGTGCTGCACTGGCTGTTGATATGATAAAAGAAGTGAAGGGTGTACACTGGCTTGAGCTGGGAATGCCAGAGGCTGTGTGGGTATTGGAGGTTGAGAGGTTCGGGCCTTTGATCGTAGGAGTGGATGCCGGAGGCATGGACCTGTTTGGAGAGGTCATGGAACGGGCAGGAAATACTTTCGATAAAACATTTAATTAG
- a CDS encoding fumarate hydratase, whose amino-acid sequence MSDLKSQTVSDAVENIIKRAETELPDDVIVALKNATTSEDNPTAKAQLSAILENIKIANSRTIPMCQDTGILVFFVEIGRQVCIDFDLDAAIIQGVRKATLSVPLRPNAVDPLTRKNSGDNTGDGLPDINYSFVDGDAIKITVAPKGAGSENMSALRMLKPTQIDMIKQFIVETVLNSGGMPCPPIVVGVGIGGSFDKSARSAKRALLRDLDHMDEYEQMILDAINSLGIGPMGLGGRTTALAVHVEKAYCHTASLPVAVNIQCWGNRHASVILRAEDD is encoded by the coding sequence ATGAGCGATCTGAAAAGCCAGACAGTATCAGATGCTGTCGAAAACATTATTAAACGGGCAGAAACCGAATTGCCTGATGATGTCATTGTTGCCTTAAAAAATGCCACGACGTCAGAAGACAATCCTACTGCTAAAGCACAATTATCTGCTATTCTTGAAAATATCAAAATAGCAAACAGCAGGACTATACCAATGTGCCAGGACACTGGTATCCTGGTATTCTTTGTTGAGATCGGCAGGCAGGTATGTATTGATTTCGATCTGGATGCTGCCATCATACAGGGTGTTAGAAAGGCAACGTTAAGTGTTCCCTTACGTCCAAATGCAGTGGACCCCCTAACGAGAAAGAACTCAGGGGATAATACAGGAGACGGGCTGCCAGATATCAATTATTCTTTTGTGGACGGGGATGCAATAAAGATCACGGTGGCTCCTAAAGGTGCAGGTTCCGAAAACATGAGTGCATTGAGGATGCTCAAACCCACCCAGATCGATATGATCAAGCAGTTTATTGTTGAGACCGTATTGAATTCAGGTGGTATGCCCTGTCCACCTATTGTTGTCGGTGTGGGTATAGGAGGTAGTTTTGATAAATCGGCAAGGTCTGCCAAGCGTGCACTGCTTCGGGATCTTGACCACATGGATGAGTATGAGCAGATGATACTGGATGCTATCAATTCGTTAGGCATAGGACCCATGGGATTGGGTGGCAGGACAACTGCACTGGCTGTGCATGTAGAGAAGGCATATTGTCATACCGCATCGCTACCAGTGGCCGTGAATATCCAGTGTTGGGGCAACAGGCATGCATCTGTTATATTGAGGGCTGAGGATGACTGA
- the mdh gene encoding malate dehydrogenase, translating into MKKITIVGAGFVGATTVQRIAEKELGDLVLMDIIKGMPQGKALDLMQSGPILGFDANVLGTNDYSDIEGSDLVIITAGIARKPGMNRDDLVKINRDIVSDVSENIKKYAPDAIVMVVTNPLDIMTYVVLKKTGFPSNRVFGMSGVLDSGRFATFVAMELGCSARNVDAMVLGGHGDSMVPLPKNTTVTGVPITELMDKATIDRLVQRTVNGGAEIVELLKNGSAFYAPSAAITSMAESIIRDQKRILPACAYLEGQYGYKDIYLGVPAKLGKGGVEEIIQLKLSADERAMLDRSAEAVKQGISKLEL; encoded by the coding sequence TCACAATCGTCGGTGCTGGGTTCGTGGGGGCAACCACTGTACAGAGGATCGCTGAAAAAGAACTTGGTGATCTGGTATTAATGGACATCATAAAAGGCATGCCGCAAGGTAAGGCCCTTGATCTCATGCAGTCAGGACCAATTTTAGGTTTTGATGCTAATGTACTTGGTACTAACGATTATTCAGATATCGAAGGGTCGGACCTGGTCATAATCACTGCCGGCATCGCCAGAAAGCCGGGCATGAATCGTGATGACCTGGTAAAGATAAACCGTGATATTGTAAGCGATGTCAGTGAGAATATTAAAAAATATGCTCCAGATGCCATAGTTATGGTTGTAACTAATCCGCTGGACATTATGACATATGTGGTGTTAAAAAAGACCGGGTTCCCATCCAACAGGGTTTTTGGCATGAGCGGGGTGCTGGATTCTGGCAGGTTCGCGACTTTTGTAGCAATGGAGTTGGGCTGTTCTGCCAGGAATGTGGATGCTATGGTCCTGGGAGGACACGGGGATTCAATGGTACCGCTACCTAAGAATACGACGGTAACGGGAGTACCTATCACAGAATTGATGGATAAAGCCACCATAGACAGACTGGTTCAGCGTACTGTGAATGGCGGGGCCGAGATCGTTGAGTTGCTCAAGAACGGCAGTGCTTTCTATGCCCCGTCAGCAGCCATTACAAGTATGGCGGAATCTATAATCAGAGACCAGAAACGCATCCTGCCTGCCTGTGCCTATCTTGAAGGCCAGTACGGTTATAAGGACATATATCTGGGCGTACCTGCGAAACTTGGTAAAGGCGGCGTTGAGGAAATCATCCAGTTAAAACTCTCAGCTGATGAGCGGGCTATGCTTGACAGGTCTGCAGAAGCTGTAAAACAGGGTATCTCAAAACTTGAACTATGA